The Oryzias latipes chromosome 1, ASM223467v1 genome contains a region encoding:
- the rfx1 gene encoding MHC class II regulatory factor RFX1 isoform X1, whose translation MATCSYSDDLQPQQVDGVTIATPATTTPSSVKTTHFLSEVLPTSGAISAAVQSATISKPRQDALCSQAAPTQARSQRPVVLATSTQQYVNREVQHSVVQKSNGQSSPPQYLIVTVTEGSAHSNDSLSDSSPSAPGVPTQAVQPPQQRSVLQAASQSAKRNQTSHVGNLQSLHISQEVERVFTGQVQYVDGAGESSFPASTIRSNTYPFSDPVIFSQTSSTSSSNFYEATPSPGSDIAGSVIAQPVAVATAGGSGGDAAGGGEYAIPVGYIIGGEAAGSAGGSHNYGSPNSRAPPATVQWLCENYEGAEGVSLPRCTLYYHYLLHCQEQKLEPVNAASFGKLIRSVFVGLRTRRLGTRGNSKYHYYGLRIKSGSPLLRLMDEQQHMAMRQQPFSQKSRIKPVQKAPGLSNGIAGGIGQLQPGAPGDISTQVQQYQQFLETSRPLPEFVDIDLQGQSLPDGIQLEHLKVFRDLYREHCEAVLDVMINLQFNVVEMLWKSFWRFSESNNPESPDLPDDAENCLPKSLLVLLCKFEPVLLWTRWCDNLLYQALVDALIPDVLRPIPSALTQAIRNFAKNLESWLTGAMMNIPEEMVCIKVVCVSSFSQTLRRYTSLNHLAQAARAVLQNSAQINQMLSDLNRVDFSNVQEQASWVCQCEDGVVRRLEQDFKATLQQQNSLEQWASWLDGVVSEALKPFEQNPAALSKAAKVFLLNWSFYSSMVIRDLTLRSAASFGSFHLIRLLYDEYMYFLVEHRVAQAKGEPPVAVMAEFSNSAKSRSSPDLDKEEEEEEEEDSEEESAEMVLPSGSLGVCDEPPPAKQARTGLNLHALTDTHS comes from the exons atggcaacttgTAGTTACTCTGATGACCTGCAGCCTCAGCAGGTTGATGGTGTAACCATAGCAACGCCTGCCACCACCACACCTTCATCAGTAAAGACCACACATTTCCTGTCTGAGGTCTTGCCGACTTCTGGAGCCATTTCTGCAGCGGTCCAGTCAGCCACCATCTCAAAACCCCGACAGGATGCACTGTGTTCTCAAGCTGCACCCACACAGGCTCGGAGCCAGAGGCCGGTCGTCTTGGCAACTTCCACGCAGCAGTACGTCAACCGGGAGGTCCAGCACTCCGTGGTCCAGAAAAGTAACGGGCAGAGCAGCCCGCCTCAGTACCTCATAGTTACAGTTACAG AGGGCTCTGCTCACTCCAACGACAGTCTGTCAGACTCTAGCCCGTCGGCCCCCGGTGTTCCCACGCAGGCGGTGCAACCACCTCAGCAG AGGTCAGTGCTGCAAGCGGCGTCACAGTCAGCCAAGAGGAATCAGACGAGCCACGTCGGCAACCTGCAGTCACTGCACATCAGCCAGGAG GTGGAGCGTGTGTTTACGGGTCAGGTGCAGTATGTGGATGGAGCAGGAGAATCATCTTTCCCCGCCTCCACCAT TCGATCCAACACCTACCCCTTCTCCGACCCTGTCATCTTCTCCCAGACCAGTTCTACGTCCTCTTCCAACTTTTATGAGGCCACACCCAGTCCAGGGTCAGACATTGCCGGCTCTGTGATCGCACAGCCCGTTGCTGTGGCAACAGCCGGAGGTAGTGGCGGTGATGCTGCAGGTGGAGGGGAGTATGCCATTCCTGTAGGCTACATAATaggaggagaagcagcaggCTCTGCAGGAGGAAGTCACAATTATGGCAGCCCCAACTCTCGAGCCCCACCTGCTACT GTGCAATGGCTGTGTGAGAACTATGAGGGGGCTGAGGGAGTCAGTTTACCCCGCTGTACCCTCTATTACCACTACCTGCTGCACTGCCAGGAGCAGAAACTGGAACCTGTCAATGCCGCTTCCTTTGGGAAACTGATCAGGTCGGTCTTTGTGGGGCTGCGAACCCGGAGACTAGGAAccag AGGAAACTCCAAGTACCACTATTATGGCCTGAGGATCAAATCTGGCTCTCCTCTGCTCAGACTGATGGACGAGCAGCAGCACATGGCCATGAGGCAGCAGCCTTTCTCACAGAAGAGCAG GATCAAACCCGTTCAGAAAGCTCCAGGGCTGTCCAATGGGATCGCAGGTGGGATAGGCCAGCTCCAGCCAGGAGCACCTGGAGATATTTCCACTCAGGTGCAACAGTATCAGCAGTTCCTTG AGACCTCCAGGCCTTTACCAGAGTTTGTGGACATTGATCTTCAAGGTCAGTCTTTGCCGGATGGGATCCAGTTGGAGCACCTGAAGGTCTTTCGGGATCTGTACAGAGAGCATTGTGAG GCTGTTCTGGACGTCATGATCAACCTGCAGTTTAACGTCGTGGAGATGCTCTGGAAATCCTTCTGGAGGTTTAGTGAGAGCAACAATCCTGAATCCCCTGACCT GCCCGATGATGCAGAGAACTGTCTGCCCAAATCCTTGCTGGTGCTGCTGTGCAAGTTTGAACCGGTGCTGCTGTGGACCAGGTGGTGTGACAACCTGCTGTACCAGGCGCTGGTAGACGCCCTCATCCCTGACGTGCTCAGACCTATCCCCA GTGCCTTAACTCAGGCCATCCGAAACTTTGCCAAGAATCTGGAGAGTTGGCTGACAGGAGCCATGATGAACATCCCAGAGGAGATGGTTTGCATCAAG GTGGTGTGTGTCAGCTCGTTCTCCCAGACGCTTCGGCGCTACACCAGCCTGAACCACCTGGCCCAGGCTGCCCGGGCCGTCCTCCAGAACTCAGCTCAGATCAACCAAATGCTCTCTGACCTCAACCGAGTCGACTTCAGTAATGTGCAG GAGCAGGCGTCCTGGGTGTGTCAGTGTGAGGACGGCGTGGTGCGGCGTCTGGAGCAGGACTTCAAAGCcacgctgcagcagcagaactcTCTGGAACAGTGGGCCTCCTGGTTGGACGGCGTTGTGTCCGAGGCCCTGAAGCCCTTTGAGCAGAACCCTGCTGCTCTGTCCAAAGCTGCCAAAGTTTTCCTGCTCAACTGGTCCTTCTACAG CTCCATGGTCATCAGAGACCTGACTCTACGCAGTGCTGCTAGTtttggctcctttcacctgatCCGGTTGCTCTACGACGAGTACATGTACTTCCTGGTGGAGCACCGGGTGGCCCAGGCCAAAGGAGAGCCGCCCGTCGCTGTGATGGCAGAA TTTTCCAACTCTGCTAAGAGCAGAAGCTCTCCAGATCTGGATAAAG aagaggaggaagaggaggaggaggacagcgaGGAGGAGAGCGCAGAGATGGTGCTGCCTTCAGGCTCCCTTGGAGTTTGTGACGAGCCGCCTCCAGCCAAGCAGGCCAGGACGGGTCTGAATCTGCACGCGCTCACTGACACCCATAGCTGA
- the rfx1 gene encoding MHC class II regulatory factor RFX1 isoform X2, whose translation MATCSYSDDLQPQQVDGVTIATPATTTPSSVKTTHFLSEVLPTSGAISAAVQSATISKPRQDALCSQAAPTQARSQRPVVLATSTQQYVNREVQHSVVQKSNGQSSPPQYLIVTVTEGSAHSNDSLSDSSPSAPGVPTQAVQPPQQRSVLQAASQSAKRNQTSHVGNLQSLHISQEVERVFTGQVQYVDGAGESSFPASTIRSNTYPFSDPVIFSQTSSTSSSNFYEATPSPGSDIAGSVIAQPVAVATAGGSGGDAAGGGEYAIPVGYIIGGEAAGSAGGSHNYGSPNSRAPPATVQWLCENYEGAEGVSLPRCTLYYHYLLHCQEQKLEPVNAASFGKLIRSVFVGLRTRRLGTRGNSKYHYYGLRIKSGSPLLRLMDEQQHMAMRQQPFSQKSRIKPVQKAPGLSNGIAGGIGQLQPGAPGDISTQVQQYQQFLETSRPLPEFVDIDLQGQSLPDGIQLEHLKVFRDLYREHCEAVLDVMINLQFNVVEMLWKSFWRFSESNNPESPDLPDDAENCLPKSLLVLLCKFEPVLLWTRWCDNLLYQALVDALIPDVLRPIPSALTQAIRNFAKNLESWLTGAMMNIPEEMVCIKVVCVSSFSQTLRRYTSLNHLAQAARAVLQNSAQINQMLSDLNRVDFSNVQEQASWVCQCEDGVVRRLEQDFKATLQQQNSLEQWASWLDGVVSEALKPFEQNPAALSKAAKVFLLNWSFYSSMVIRDLTLRSAASFGSFHLIRLLYDEYMYFLVEHRVAQAKGEPPVAVMAEFSNSAKSRSSPDLDKEEEEEEEDSEEESAEMVLPSGSLGVCDEPPPAKQARTGLNLHALTDTHS comes from the exons atggcaacttgTAGTTACTCTGATGACCTGCAGCCTCAGCAGGTTGATGGTGTAACCATAGCAACGCCTGCCACCACCACACCTTCATCAGTAAAGACCACACATTTCCTGTCTGAGGTCTTGCCGACTTCTGGAGCCATTTCTGCAGCGGTCCAGTCAGCCACCATCTCAAAACCCCGACAGGATGCACTGTGTTCTCAAGCTGCACCCACACAGGCTCGGAGCCAGAGGCCGGTCGTCTTGGCAACTTCCACGCAGCAGTACGTCAACCGGGAGGTCCAGCACTCCGTGGTCCAGAAAAGTAACGGGCAGAGCAGCCCGCCTCAGTACCTCATAGTTACAGTTACAG AGGGCTCTGCTCACTCCAACGACAGTCTGTCAGACTCTAGCCCGTCGGCCCCCGGTGTTCCCACGCAGGCGGTGCAACCACCTCAGCAG AGGTCAGTGCTGCAAGCGGCGTCACAGTCAGCCAAGAGGAATCAGACGAGCCACGTCGGCAACCTGCAGTCACTGCACATCAGCCAGGAG GTGGAGCGTGTGTTTACGGGTCAGGTGCAGTATGTGGATGGAGCAGGAGAATCATCTTTCCCCGCCTCCACCAT TCGATCCAACACCTACCCCTTCTCCGACCCTGTCATCTTCTCCCAGACCAGTTCTACGTCCTCTTCCAACTTTTATGAGGCCACACCCAGTCCAGGGTCAGACATTGCCGGCTCTGTGATCGCACAGCCCGTTGCTGTGGCAACAGCCGGAGGTAGTGGCGGTGATGCTGCAGGTGGAGGGGAGTATGCCATTCCTGTAGGCTACATAATaggaggagaagcagcaggCTCTGCAGGAGGAAGTCACAATTATGGCAGCCCCAACTCTCGAGCCCCACCTGCTACT GTGCAATGGCTGTGTGAGAACTATGAGGGGGCTGAGGGAGTCAGTTTACCCCGCTGTACCCTCTATTACCACTACCTGCTGCACTGCCAGGAGCAGAAACTGGAACCTGTCAATGCCGCTTCCTTTGGGAAACTGATCAGGTCGGTCTTTGTGGGGCTGCGAACCCGGAGACTAGGAAccag AGGAAACTCCAAGTACCACTATTATGGCCTGAGGATCAAATCTGGCTCTCCTCTGCTCAGACTGATGGACGAGCAGCAGCACATGGCCATGAGGCAGCAGCCTTTCTCACAGAAGAGCAG GATCAAACCCGTTCAGAAAGCTCCAGGGCTGTCCAATGGGATCGCAGGTGGGATAGGCCAGCTCCAGCCAGGAGCACCTGGAGATATTTCCACTCAGGTGCAACAGTATCAGCAGTTCCTTG AGACCTCCAGGCCTTTACCAGAGTTTGTGGACATTGATCTTCAAGGTCAGTCTTTGCCGGATGGGATCCAGTTGGAGCACCTGAAGGTCTTTCGGGATCTGTACAGAGAGCATTGTGAG GCTGTTCTGGACGTCATGATCAACCTGCAGTTTAACGTCGTGGAGATGCTCTGGAAATCCTTCTGGAGGTTTAGTGAGAGCAACAATCCTGAATCCCCTGACCT GCCCGATGATGCAGAGAACTGTCTGCCCAAATCCTTGCTGGTGCTGCTGTGCAAGTTTGAACCGGTGCTGCTGTGGACCAGGTGGTGTGACAACCTGCTGTACCAGGCGCTGGTAGACGCCCTCATCCCTGACGTGCTCAGACCTATCCCCA GTGCCTTAACTCAGGCCATCCGAAACTTTGCCAAGAATCTGGAGAGTTGGCTGACAGGAGCCATGATGAACATCCCAGAGGAGATGGTTTGCATCAAG GTGGTGTGTGTCAGCTCGTTCTCCCAGACGCTTCGGCGCTACACCAGCCTGAACCACCTGGCCCAGGCTGCCCGGGCCGTCCTCCAGAACTCAGCTCAGATCAACCAAATGCTCTCTGACCTCAACCGAGTCGACTTCAGTAATGTGCAG GAGCAGGCGTCCTGGGTGTGTCAGTGTGAGGACGGCGTGGTGCGGCGTCTGGAGCAGGACTTCAAAGCcacgctgcagcagcagaactcTCTGGAACAGTGGGCCTCCTGGTTGGACGGCGTTGTGTCCGAGGCCCTGAAGCCCTTTGAGCAGAACCCTGCTGCTCTGTCCAAAGCTGCCAAAGTTTTCCTGCTCAACTGGTCCTTCTACAG CTCCATGGTCATCAGAGACCTGACTCTACGCAGTGCTGCTAGTtttggctcctttcacctgatCCGGTTGCTCTACGACGAGTACATGTACTTCCTGGTGGAGCACCGGGTGGCCCAGGCCAAAGGAGAGCCGCCCGTCGCTGTGATGGCAGAA TTTTCCAACTCTGCTAAGAGCAGAAGCTCTCCAGATCTGGATAAAG aggaggaagaggaggaggaggacagcgaGGAGGAGAGCGCAGAGATGGTGCTGCCTTCAGGCTCCCTTGGAGTTTGTGACGAGCCGCCTCCAGCCAAGCAGGCCAGGACGGGTCTGAATCTGCACGCGCTCACTGACACCCATAGCTGA
- the rfx1 gene encoding MHC class II regulatory factor RFX1 isoform X3 has product MFCGGCYYDLEAACQGSAHSNDSLSDSSPSAPGVPTQAVQPPQQRSVLQAASQSAKRNQTSHVGNLQSLHISQEVERVFTGQVQYVDGAGESSFPASTIRSNTYPFSDPVIFSQTSSTSSSNFYEATPSPGSDIAGSVIAQPVAVATAGGSGGDAAGGGEYAIPVGYIIGGEAAGSAGGSHNYGSPNSRAPPATVQWLCENYEGAEGVSLPRCTLYYHYLLHCQEQKLEPVNAASFGKLIRSVFVGLRTRRLGTRGNSKYHYYGLRIKSGSPLLRLMDEQQHMAMRQQPFSQKSRIKPVQKAPGLSNGIAGGIGQLQPGAPGDISTQVQQYQQFLETSRPLPEFVDIDLQGQSLPDGIQLEHLKVFRDLYREHCEAVLDVMINLQFNVVEMLWKSFWRFSESNNPESPDLPDDAENCLPKSLLVLLCKFEPVLLWTRWCDNLLYQALVDALIPDVLRPIPSALTQAIRNFAKNLESWLTGAMMNIPEEMVCIKVVCVSSFSQTLRRYTSLNHLAQAARAVLQNSAQINQMLSDLNRVDFSNVQEQASWVCQCEDGVVRRLEQDFKATLQQQNSLEQWASWLDGVVSEALKPFEQNPAALSKAAKVFLLNWSFYSSMVIRDLTLRSAASFGSFHLIRLLYDEYMYFLVEHRVAQAKGEPPVAVMAEFSNSAKSRSSPDLDKEEEEEEEEDSEEESAEMVLPSGSLGVCDEPPPAKQARTGLNLHALTDTHS; this is encoded by the exons ATGTTCTGTGGAGGCTGTTACTATGACTTGGAAGCAGCATGTC AGGGCTCTGCTCACTCCAACGACAGTCTGTCAGACTCTAGCCCGTCGGCCCCCGGTGTTCCCACGCAGGCGGTGCAACCACCTCAGCAG AGGTCAGTGCTGCAAGCGGCGTCACAGTCAGCCAAGAGGAATCAGACGAGCCACGTCGGCAACCTGCAGTCACTGCACATCAGCCAGGAG GTGGAGCGTGTGTTTACGGGTCAGGTGCAGTATGTGGATGGAGCAGGAGAATCATCTTTCCCCGCCTCCACCAT TCGATCCAACACCTACCCCTTCTCCGACCCTGTCATCTTCTCCCAGACCAGTTCTACGTCCTCTTCCAACTTTTATGAGGCCACACCCAGTCCAGGGTCAGACATTGCCGGCTCTGTGATCGCACAGCCCGTTGCTGTGGCAACAGCCGGAGGTAGTGGCGGTGATGCTGCAGGTGGAGGGGAGTATGCCATTCCTGTAGGCTACATAATaggaggagaagcagcaggCTCTGCAGGAGGAAGTCACAATTATGGCAGCCCCAACTCTCGAGCCCCACCTGCTACT GTGCAATGGCTGTGTGAGAACTATGAGGGGGCTGAGGGAGTCAGTTTACCCCGCTGTACCCTCTATTACCACTACCTGCTGCACTGCCAGGAGCAGAAACTGGAACCTGTCAATGCCGCTTCCTTTGGGAAACTGATCAGGTCGGTCTTTGTGGGGCTGCGAACCCGGAGACTAGGAAccag AGGAAACTCCAAGTACCACTATTATGGCCTGAGGATCAAATCTGGCTCTCCTCTGCTCAGACTGATGGACGAGCAGCAGCACATGGCCATGAGGCAGCAGCCTTTCTCACAGAAGAGCAG GATCAAACCCGTTCAGAAAGCTCCAGGGCTGTCCAATGGGATCGCAGGTGGGATAGGCCAGCTCCAGCCAGGAGCACCTGGAGATATTTCCACTCAGGTGCAACAGTATCAGCAGTTCCTTG AGACCTCCAGGCCTTTACCAGAGTTTGTGGACATTGATCTTCAAGGTCAGTCTTTGCCGGATGGGATCCAGTTGGAGCACCTGAAGGTCTTTCGGGATCTGTACAGAGAGCATTGTGAG GCTGTTCTGGACGTCATGATCAACCTGCAGTTTAACGTCGTGGAGATGCTCTGGAAATCCTTCTGGAGGTTTAGTGAGAGCAACAATCCTGAATCCCCTGACCT GCCCGATGATGCAGAGAACTGTCTGCCCAAATCCTTGCTGGTGCTGCTGTGCAAGTTTGAACCGGTGCTGCTGTGGACCAGGTGGTGTGACAACCTGCTGTACCAGGCGCTGGTAGACGCCCTCATCCCTGACGTGCTCAGACCTATCCCCA GTGCCTTAACTCAGGCCATCCGAAACTTTGCCAAGAATCTGGAGAGTTGGCTGACAGGAGCCATGATGAACATCCCAGAGGAGATGGTTTGCATCAAG GTGGTGTGTGTCAGCTCGTTCTCCCAGACGCTTCGGCGCTACACCAGCCTGAACCACCTGGCCCAGGCTGCCCGGGCCGTCCTCCAGAACTCAGCTCAGATCAACCAAATGCTCTCTGACCTCAACCGAGTCGACTTCAGTAATGTGCAG GAGCAGGCGTCCTGGGTGTGTCAGTGTGAGGACGGCGTGGTGCGGCGTCTGGAGCAGGACTTCAAAGCcacgctgcagcagcagaactcTCTGGAACAGTGGGCCTCCTGGTTGGACGGCGTTGTGTCCGAGGCCCTGAAGCCCTTTGAGCAGAACCCTGCTGCTCTGTCCAAAGCTGCCAAAGTTTTCCTGCTCAACTGGTCCTTCTACAG CTCCATGGTCATCAGAGACCTGACTCTACGCAGTGCTGCTAGTtttggctcctttcacctgatCCGGTTGCTCTACGACGAGTACATGTACTTCCTGGTGGAGCACCGGGTGGCCCAGGCCAAAGGAGAGCCGCCCGTCGCTGTGATGGCAGAA TTTTCCAACTCTGCTAAGAGCAGAAGCTCTCCAGATCTGGATAAAG aagaggaggaagaggaggaggaggacagcgaGGAGGAGAGCGCAGAGATGGTGCTGCCTTCAGGCTCCCTTGGAGTTTGTGACGAGCCGCCTCCAGCCAAGCAGGCCAGGACGGGTCTGAATCTGCACGCGCTCACTGACACCCATAGCTGA
- the rfx1 gene encoding MHC class II regulatory factor RFX1 isoform X4, with product MDVVHPQRSVLQAASQSAKRNQTSHVGNLQSLHISQEVERVFTGQVQYVDGAGESSFPASTIRSNTYPFSDPVIFSQTSSTSSSNFYEATPSPGSDIAGSVIAQPVAVATAGGSGGDAAGGGEYAIPVGYIIGGEAAGSAGGSHNYGSPNSRAPPATVQWLCENYEGAEGVSLPRCTLYYHYLLHCQEQKLEPVNAASFGKLIRSVFVGLRTRRLGTRGNSKYHYYGLRIKSGSPLLRLMDEQQHMAMRQQPFSQKSRIKPVQKAPGLSNGIAGGIGQLQPGAPGDISTQVQQYQQFLETSRPLPEFVDIDLQGQSLPDGIQLEHLKVFRDLYREHCEAVLDVMINLQFNVVEMLWKSFWRFSESNNPESPDLPDDAENCLPKSLLVLLCKFEPVLLWTRWCDNLLYQALVDALIPDVLRPIPSALTQAIRNFAKNLESWLTGAMMNIPEEMVCIKVVCVSSFSQTLRRYTSLNHLAQAARAVLQNSAQINQMLSDLNRVDFSNVQEQASWVCQCEDGVVRRLEQDFKATLQQQNSLEQWASWLDGVVSEALKPFEQNPAALSKAAKVFLLNWSFYSSMVIRDLTLRSAASFGSFHLIRLLYDEYMYFLVEHRVAQAKGEPPVAVMAEFSNSAKSRSSPDLDKEEEEEEEEDSEEESAEMVLPSGSLGVCDEPPPAKQARTGLNLHALTDTHS from the exons ATGGATGTTGTTCACCCTCAGAGGTCAGTGCTGCAAGCGGCGTCACAGTCAGCCAAGAGGAATCAGACGAGCCACGTCGGCAACCTGCAGTCACTGCACATCAGCCAGGAG GTGGAGCGTGTGTTTACGGGTCAGGTGCAGTATGTGGATGGAGCAGGAGAATCATCTTTCCCCGCCTCCACCAT TCGATCCAACACCTACCCCTTCTCCGACCCTGTCATCTTCTCCCAGACCAGTTCTACGTCCTCTTCCAACTTTTATGAGGCCACACCCAGTCCAGGGTCAGACATTGCCGGCTCTGTGATCGCACAGCCCGTTGCTGTGGCAACAGCCGGAGGTAGTGGCGGTGATGCTGCAGGTGGAGGGGAGTATGCCATTCCTGTAGGCTACATAATaggaggagaagcagcaggCTCTGCAGGAGGAAGTCACAATTATGGCAGCCCCAACTCTCGAGCCCCACCTGCTACT GTGCAATGGCTGTGTGAGAACTATGAGGGGGCTGAGGGAGTCAGTTTACCCCGCTGTACCCTCTATTACCACTACCTGCTGCACTGCCAGGAGCAGAAACTGGAACCTGTCAATGCCGCTTCCTTTGGGAAACTGATCAGGTCGGTCTTTGTGGGGCTGCGAACCCGGAGACTAGGAAccag AGGAAACTCCAAGTACCACTATTATGGCCTGAGGATCAAATCTGGCTCTCCTCTGCTCAGACTGATGGACGAGCAGCAGCACATGGCCATGAGGCAGCAGCCTTTCTCACAGAAGAGCAG GATCAAACCCGTTCAGAAAGCTCCAGGGCTGTCCAATGGGATCGCAGGTGGGATAGGCCAGCTCCAGCCAGGAGCACCTGGAGATATTTCCACTCAGGTGCAACAGTATCAGCAGTTCCTTG AGACCTCCAGGCCTTTACCAGAGTTTGTGGACATTGATCTTCAAGGTCAGTCTTTGCCGGATGGGATCCAGTTGGAGCACCTGAAGGTCTTTCGGGATCTGTACAGAGAGCATTGTGAG GCTGTTCTGGACGTCATGATCAACCTGCAGTTTAACGTCGTGGAGATGCTCTGGAAATCCTTCTGGAGGTTTAGTGAGAGCAACAATCCTGAATCCCCTGACCT GCCCGATGATGCAGAGAACTGTCTGCCCAAATCCTTGCTGGTGCTGCTGTGCAAGTTTGAACCGGTGCTGCTGTGGACCAGGTGGTGTGACAACCTGCTGTACCAGGCGCTGGTAGACGCCCTCATCCCTGACGTGCTCAGACCTATCCCCA GTGCCTTAACTCAGGCCATCCGAAACTTTGCCAAGAATCTGGAGAGTTGGCTGACAGGAGCCATGATGAACATCCCAGAGGAGATGGTTTGCATCAAG GTGGTGTGTGTCAGCTCGTTCTCCCAGACGCTTCGGCGCTACACCAGCCTGAACCACCTGGCCCAGGCTGCCCGGGCCGTCCTCCAGAACTCAGCTCAGATCAACCAAATGCTCTCTGACCTCAACCGAGTCGACTTCAGTAATGTGCAG GAGCAGGCGTCCTGGGTGTGTCAGTGTGAGGACGGCGTGGTGCGGCGTCTGGAGCAGGACTTCAAAGCcacgctgcagcagcagaactcTCTGGAACAGTGGGCCTCCTGGTTGGACGGCGTTGTGTCCGAGGCCCTGAAGCCCTTTGAGCAGAACCCTGCTGCTCTGTCCAAAGCTGCCAAAGTTTTCCTGCTCAACTGGTCCTTCTACAG CTCCATGGTCATCAGAGACCTGACTCTACGCAGTGCTGCTAGTtttggctcctttcacctgatCCGGTTGCTCTACGACGAGTACATGTACTTCCTGGTGGAGCACCGGGTGGCCCAGGCCAAAGGAGAGCCGCCCGTCGCTGTGATGGCAGAA TTTTCCAACTCTGCTAAGAGCAGAAGCTCTCCAGATCTGGATAAAG aagaggaggaagaggaggaggaggacagcgaGGAGGAGAGCGCAGAGATGGTGCTGCCTTCAGGCTCCCTTGGAGTTTGTGACGAGCCGCCTCCAGCCAAGCAGGCCAGGACGGGTCTGAATCTGCACGCGCTCACTGACACCCATAGCTGA